The following coding sequences are from one Candidatus Borkfalkia ceftriaxoniphila window:
- a CDS encoding sensor domain-containing diguanylate cyclase, with translation MKREKLNTFIIDHLSMVCYISDMETYEMLFLSDPGLRMFGLQSEKDYLGRKCYEILQGRNSPCPYCTNAKLVRGEKYCWEHFNETLKRSASIEDSIIEIDGREYRLEVVHDFFLQKDEIMRLSKKLTSEQALLECVSALSEGTEISQAVNRFLEVVGRFYQAARSYIFEFDTDKKVADNTFEWCSEGVTSQIDNLKGLSLDLLSDWIDKFEKTGEFFISSLYDEMDPKGEDFRILEAQNIRSLMAVPFFKEGKVTGFFGVDDPSSNLENRTLMHSASKFIWQEMEKRRLIEQLAYASYTDMLTGLKNRNCFKDTVMRLRKEKFANMGVVYLDLDNLKETNDTLGHDLGDKYLIETAKVLTDVFPNIDIFRTGGDEFVLFLPDLGKEKTEGKMRQLSEHIQTQNLPCSVGSCYDDKGVRLETLMVRAEKEMYRQKEEHHSKNGFFCRYGSGIKE, from the coding sequence ATGAAACGCGAAAAACTCAATACTTTTATCATCGACCATCTCTCCATGGTTTGTTATATCTCCGATATGGAAACATACGAAATGCTGTTTCTGTCCGATCCCGGATTGCGTATGTTCGGCTTGCAGTCGGAAAAGGACTATCTCGGCCGCAAATGTTATGAGATATTGCAGGGAAGAAACTCGCCTTGTCCTTACTGCACGAACGCGAAACTCGTGCGAGGGGAAAAATATTGCTGGGAACATTTCAACGAAACGCTTAAACGCAGCGCCTCGATCGAGGACAGCATCATAGAGATCGACGGAAGGGAGTATCGGCTGGAAGTCGTGCACGACTTTTTTCTGCAAAAAGACGAGATCATGCGTCTGTCGAAAAAACTGACGAGCGAACAGGCGCTGTTGGAATGCGTCAGCGCTCTGTCTGAGGGGACGGAAATTTCCCAGGCGGTCAATCGATTTCTGGAAGTCGTGGGGCGTTTTTACCAGGCTGCGCGCTCCTATATCTTCGAATTCGATACGGATAAAAAGGTGGCTGACAACACCTTCGAATGGTGCTCGGAAGGCGTCACTTCGCAAATCGATAATCTGAAGGGGCTTTCGCTCGATCTGCTTTCCGACTGGATCGATAAATTCGAAAAGACGGGAGAGTTTTTCATATCTTCGCTATATGACGAAATGGATCCGAAAGGCGAAGATTTCCGCATTCTGGAAGCGCAGAATATCCGCAGTTTGATGGCGGTACCTTTTTTCAAAGAAGGAAAAGTGACGGGGTTTTTCGGGGTGGACGATCCGTCTTCCAATCTCGAAAACCGCACGCTCATGCACTCGGCGTCGAAATTTATCTGGCAGGAAATGGAAAAGCGCCGCCTTATCGAGCAACTCGCTTACGCCAGTTATACGGATATGCTCACGGGGCTTAAAAATCGGAACTGTTTCAAGGATACGGTCATGCGCCTGCGCAAAGAAAAATTTGCCAATATGGGCGTCGTCTATCTCGATCTCGATAATTTAAAAGAGACCAACGATACGCTGGGGCACGATCTGGGAGATAAATATCTCATCGAAACCGCGAAAGTTTTGACCGACGTCTTTCCGAATATTGATATTTTCCGCACGGGCGGCGACGAATTCGTACTGTTCCTGCCCGATTTGGGCAAAGAAAAGACGGAAGGAAAAATGCGGCAGTTGAGCGAACATATTCAAACGCAGAATCTTCCTTGTTCCGTCGGCTCTTGTTACGACGACAAGGGCGTTCGGCTCGAAACGCTGATGGTGCGCGCGGAAAAGGAAATGTATCGGCAAAAAGAGGAGCACCACTCTAAAAACGGATTTTTCTGCCGCTACGGCTCGGGTATCAAAGAATAA
- a CDS encoding TetR/AcrR family transcriptional regulator, with protein MRIVKEADERREEIVNEAVRLFAEKGFRNTSVNDILAAVNIAKGTFYYYFKSKEELLDEAIEMYTRDLTAKLNGIGRESDLNAVEKFIKVIVEASCSDSLFKQRIVAAIHQEGNELLHLKSLVVSVLCLVPVLTDIVEEGNEQGLCRVQFPKTTVETLLIAAQFMFNDRFFTEEESSSVLRLQEFLTVVENMLNMEKGALAPLAVALAEAVE; from the coding sequence ATGAGGATTGTCAAAGAAGCGGACGAACGGCGCGAAGAGATCGTAAACGAAGCCGTGCGGTTATTCGCGGAAAAGGGATTTCGGAACACGTCGGTCAACGATATTTTAGCGGCCGTGAATATCGCAAAGGGGACTTTTTACTATTATTTCAAATCAAAGGAAGAACTTTTGGACGAGGCGATCGAAATGTACACCCGCGACCTTACGGCGAAACTGAACGGAATCGGGCGTGAAAGCGATCTGAACGCGGTCGAAAAGTTTATCAAAGTCATCGTCGAGGCGAGTTGTTCCGACAGTTTGTTCAAACAGCGCATCGTCGCGGCGATCCATCAGGAGGGCAACGAACTTTTGCATCTCAAAAGTCTTGTCGTGTCCGTACTATGTCTGGTGCCCGTTCTGACGGATATCGTAGAGGAGGGCAACGAACAGGGGCTGTGCCGCGTGCAGTTTCCGAAAACGACTGTGGAAACGCTGCTCATCGCCGCGCAGTTTATGTTTAACGACAGATTTTTTACGGAGGAAGAGTCGTCTTCCGTTCTTCGTCTGCAAGAATTTTTGACCGTCGTCGAAAATATGCTTAATATGGAAAAGGGCGCTCTGGCTCCTTTGGCGGTCGCGCTTGCGGAGGCGGTCGAATGA
- a CDS encoding ABC transporter ATP-binding protein translates to MKRYIVYSKIKFIALVLFKALYAAAFVGFALILQWLVNTITADGATADQLFFCVGIAIGYVAVFTAILLLKDKASTAYINKAVMLLRNDLTHSLLHERYEDFASNDTAKYLSHLTNDIKTVAVSGFNSVITLPEEIFTFVFAVAAAFFINYVVALTMLGLTLLIFIVPVVFNKPLNRANVRLSDAVKQYTAALKQTFLGIDVVKNFGSEERTEREIARINETLCKKNTVLDKLNLYAGDVGIFIVVLLQLGSIAIAGYMMLQSVILIGAVIAVVQLSGNMYSPLMQIAGKAALISGIRELDETLLAMAQPPEAQGEKLFGFERGIRVENVGFSYPDHEDLTLKNVSAAFEKGKKYLIVGKSGSGKSTLLKLIGKTFNGYVGKIEIDGVDYKNISERELYKNIAFAQQKSYLFDLTVRENIDFNGTGDAQLLEHAVEIAELRDFVLAQKNGLDEQISEEINQISGGEKQRVGLARAIYKDTDILLLDEVTSSLDKETAYRVEKNILALRDKTVLNVSHKLHADLLEKYDYICVMDGGKIVDFAPPAALLKNNALSQYMDA, encoded by the coding sequence ATGAAACGGTACATCGTTTACAGTAAAATCAAGTTTATCGCGCTCGTCCTGTTCAAAGCGCTGTACGCCGCCGCGTTCGTAGGTTTCGCGCTCATTTTGCAATGGCTGGTCAACACGATCACTGCCGACGGGGCGACGGCCGATCAGTTATTCTTTTGCGTGGGCATAGCGATCGGGTACGTCGCGGTATTCACCGCGATCCTGCTTTTAAAAGATAAAGCGAGCACGGCATATATCAACAAGGCGGTCATGCTGCTTCGCAATGATCTGACGCACAGCCTTCTGCACGAACGCTACGAAGATTTCGCCTCGAACGACACGGCGAAATACCTTTCCCATCTCACAAACGATATCAAAACCGTTGCCGTAAGCGGTTTTAATTCCGTGATCACACTTCCCGAAGAAATATTTACATTTGTTTTCGCGGTTGCCGCGGCGTTTTTCATCAATTACGTGGTCGCTTTGACCATGCTCGGGCTCACGCTGCTCATCTTCATCGTGCCCGTCGTTTTCAATAAGCCGCTCAACCGCGCGAACGTGCGGTTGTCCGACGCCGTCAAGCAATATACCGCCGCGCTCAAACAGACCTTTCTCGGGATCGACGTCGTGAAAAATTTCGGCAGCGAAGAGCGGACGGAGCGCGAGATCGCGCGTATCAACGAAACGCTTTGCAAAAAGAACACGGTGCTCGACAAACTGAATTTGTATGCGGGGGACGTCGGAATTTTTATCGTGGTGCTCCTGCAACTGGGCAGTATCGCGATCGCGGGCTATATGATGCTGCAATCGGTCATTCTCATCGGCGCCGTCATCGCGGTGGTGCAACTCAGCGGCAATATGTATTCGCCGCTCATGCAGATCGCGGGCAAAGCCGCGCTCATTTCGGGGATAAGGGAACTCGATGAAACTTTGCTCGCGATGGCGCAGCCGCCCGAAGCGCAGGGTGAAAAACTTTTCGGTTTCGAGAGAGGGATCAGAGTCGAAAACGTCGGTTTCAGCTATCCCGATCATGAAGATCTCACTTTAAAAAACGTGAGCGCCGCATTCGAAAAGGGAAAAAAATATCTTATTGTCGGAAAGTCGGGGAGCGGAAAGTCCACGCTGTTGAAACTGATCGGCAAGACTTTCAACGGATACGTCGGGAAAATCGAGATAGACGGCGTCGATTACAAAAATATTTCCGAGCGCGAACTCTACAAAAACATCGCGTTTGCCCAGCAGAAAAGTTATCTGTTCGATCTTACGGTGCGTGAAAATATCGATTTCAACGGGACGGGCGACGCGCAACTTTTGGAACACGCCGTCGAAATTGCGGAACTCCGCGATTTCGTGCTCGCGCAGAAAAACGGTTTGGACGAACAGATCAGCGAGGAGATCAACCAGATTTCGGGCGGGGAAAAGCAGCGCGTCGGGCTTGCCCGCGCGATTTACAAGGACACGGATATTCTGTTGCTAGACGAAGTGACTTCGTCGCTCGATAAGGAAACCGCCTACCGCGTCGAAAAAAATATTTTGGCGCTGCGGGATAAGACCGTTCTCAACGTATCGCATAAACTGCACGCAGACCTATTGGAAAAATACGATTATATCTGCGTCATGGACGGGGGCAAAATCGTCGATTTCGCCCCGCCCGCGGCGTTATTGAAAAATAACGCGCTCTCGCAATATATGGACGCATGA
- a CDS encoding DUF378 domain-containing protein has translation MFIANLVSYILVLLGAVNWGLYGAFNFNLVSAVFMGDRSIGAIITYVIIALAAIWLIISTVFARGYLRFTKYDY, from the coding sequence ATGTTTATTGCAAATTTAGTTTCTTACATCCTCGTGCTTTTAGGAGCAGTTAACTGGGGATTGTACGGGGCCTTTAATTTCAATCTCGTTTCGGCCGTGTTTATGGGAGATAGAAGTATCGGTGCGATCATTACCTATGTCATCATCGCGCTCGCCGCAATCTGGCTGATTATTTCGACCGTATTCGCCCGCGGATACCTGAGATTCACCAAATACGATTATTAA
- a CDS encoding ABC transporter ATP-binding protein, with protein MNFVEFKNVSKHYIMGSNVIKAADDVNFSIGQGEFCVVVGPSGAGKTTVLNMLGGMDQVTGGEIFVDGVKISDFNERKLTDYRRYDVGFVFQFYNLIQNLTALENVEIASEICKNPLDARKTLEEVGLSERMSNFPAQLSGGEQQRVSIARAIAKNPKLLLCDEPTGALDYETGKNILKLLQKICRENHKTVIVITHNQAITRMADRVIHVKNGKVSGEELNAHPADVDVIEW; from the coding sequence ATGAACTTTGTGGAATTCAAAAACGTGAGCAAGCACTACATAATGGGCAGCAACGTGATCAAGGCGGCGGACGACGTCAATTTCAGCATCGGGCAGGGCGAATTCTGCGTGGTGGTGGGGCCGAGCGGCGCGGGCAAGACGACCGTTCTGAATATGCTCGGCGGCATGGATCAGGTCACGGGCGGAGAGATTTTCGTGGACGGCGTGAAGATCAGCGACTTCAACGAGCGGAAACTCACCGACTATCGCCGCTACGACGTCGGGTTCGTATTCCAGTTTTACAATCTGATACAGAATCTGACTGCGCTCGAAAACGTGGAGATCGCCTCGGAGATCTGCAAAAATCCGCTGGACGCCAGAAAAACGCTGGAAGAAGTGGGGCTGTCCGAGCGCATGAGCAATTTCCCCGCGCAACTTTCGGGCGGCGAACAGCAGCGTGTTTCCATCGCGCGTGCCATTGCGAAAAATCCCAAACTTTTACTTTGCGACGAGCCGACGGGCGCGCTCGACTACGAAACGGGAAAAAATATCCTCAAACTTCTGCAAAAGATCTGCCGCGAAAATCATAAAACGGTCATCGTCATTACGCACAACCAGGCGATCACCCGCATGGCCGACCGCGTCATTCACGTCAAAAACGGCAAAGTCAGCGGCGAAGAACTCAATGCGCATCCCGCCGACGTGGATGTCATCGAATGGTAA